From Camelina sativa cultivar DH55 chromosome 5, Cs, whole genome shotgun sequence:
ATCTTTCTACTATCACCAGAAATACCGTTGTTACATCGCTTATATGTACTACCTGTTAGCTGAGCTTCTGATTGAAGCAATACTCTTGGGGTCTTTAGTAATAATGATTCAGGAAGCTAGGCCAGGATTTCTCGAATTAGAAAACGTTCCAATTCTACATCTCGAGGAGACTCAAAAACTTTGTCATCCCTCAGTAGGGATTTGGTCAACAAAAGATAAGCAGCTACAAAATGAAGAGGATAAGGTAGTCTTTCCTTCAATATGAAATTTCCAAGAAAACATTGGTAACTGATAACATGATCCATGTGCTGCCTGTATATCAATGCTTACCAACCATTATAGGTATGCCTCATCTTCTTTTTTCGCAACCATCCAATATATCACGCAAAGATATCCTCTGTCAACAATGGTTCTTCACCATCCACACAGCCTTCAGGTGCACACTCAATTTGCTCATAGTTAAGTTGTCTGGAAGCTTCATACACAGCAATTCCCACACTCACTGAAAGATTTAGACATCTCACATATGTTTCTACCATCGGAACACGTAGGGTCCCCCCTCCATATGGTTCGTTTTTGCAGCCTAACAGCGCTTCAGGAGGAAGACCGCTTGTCTCTGACCCGAACAAGAGGTAATCGCCTCTTCGGTAAGAGAATTCCTGCATCAAGTTGTGACTCTTTCTCAGCTACCAAATTGCTAGTGTATTTCTAGTTGgtaaacaaaacagagatgaaTCGAAAACAGAGGTCCAAGGAATAGACAACTTACTGAATGTATCCTTGTTCCCCTTTTTGTGAAAGCTATCATCCGTTTTTCTCCTTCCTGAACCaaagatagaaaaatatatgtcaagTCAGACAGCACATAGGGACTTGAGCTACTGAATTATGTTGGAGAAGTAGTAAACCTGTTGCCTGAAATATTCTCGAAACTCATCCCATGAGCTATGCGCTCTGACAACCACATAACTATGCTTCAAGTTAAGAAGACGAACCACTAATGAAAGGGCATGAAACTCACAACATATAGCCTTAAGATAACAGGTGAGATGCTCATGCAAGGGAGCAAAAGCAGTAAGGATTTGCAGAAACCTATACTAGTAAACTCTATATTCTGACAtggaaaccaaaataaattcatATGTATAGACAAACAAGGTCGGATACGGCCAATAATCCAAACCAGCTCGCTTTACTTTGGCGTCATCAACTTGAAAACCTAATGGCTGAAGAAGGATCAGATGAAGAGTGAGTCATGACCACTGGAAATAATGAATAAGTCGTGTTTGCTTGATAGTCGATTTACCCCGACCAAATGCAGCCCAACAGCTGAGGCCGCACATGTTCTTGCAATGCAACCTGTATTCCCAGGTATCTGTAAAGGAGAGTACAAGTTAAAGATCCGGGTCTGAAACAATTGAACTTGTCGGAAATGCACAAAcatgagacagagagagagagagaggtcaacAAAAAAAcggaaaaaccaaaaataacaaactaaGAGGCAAAAGAGGAACTTAGGGGAGTCAGATATGTATGTAGCAAGTGAGAGTGCAAACCTGGGGAGAGACCAAAACTACTTGAAGCAGCTTATTCCTCGCATCTGCCTTGATTCCTTCTCCCGCCCCTCGCGGTAGGGGACTTCCTTTGTCTGACTCGCCTACACCAACTCGGAAAGATTACAAGGCAAATAGAAGCACCAGAAAGAGAGCTTTAatgatttcaaaaaaaagaagaaaaaagtgagaGGCACCGCGAGAGAGTTACACAGAGGAGAGAAAATCTTGGAGGAAAACGTGGTGATGGAGAGAGATAGCTTTCGCTTCAGATGTAATAAGCTAAGGGAGGGAAAAAGACGACCACTTGACGGGAGATATTGAAACGGCCTTGAGGAGGCTATGACGCTCAGACTGCTCCGCCCGCAACTCTCCATTCCCTCGCCTCCCTTCTCCTCCGCACCGCAGATTCCAGGACCTCCGAATAAGATATAGTGAGTTGGGCCGGAAACTTTTAGGCCCATTCAATATCGCCCGACTTTGAAACCAACCTCTAGGTACGGGTACCCTACCTAC
This genomic window contains:
- the LOC104788699 gene encoding uncharacterized protein LOC104788699, with translation MESCGRSSLSVIASSRPFQYLPSSGRLFPSLSLLHLKRKLSLSITTFSSKIFSPLCESDKGSPLPRGAGEGIKADARNKLLQVVLVSPQIPGNTGCIARTCAASAVGLHLVGPLGFQVDDAKVKRAGLDYWPYVVVRAHSSWDEFREYFRQQEGEKRMIAFTKRGTRIHSEFSYRRGDYLLFGSETSGLPPEALLGCKNEPYGGGTLRVPMVETYVRCLNLSVSVGIAVYEASRQLNYEQIECAPEGCVDGEEPLLTEDIFA